The Oryzias latipes chromosome 1, ASM223467v1 genome contains a region encoding:
- the LOC110013795 gene encoding uncharacterized protein LOC110013795 — protein MAYSGDIRRALLTLADQMEGNNLSTDAILSRLDDIFEMLSLIVAAEDADIDDSVFASLRAIEHRVHVDRTTEELSLSTGRPRLEVPVETLRSLVLCGMTTKAIASMLAVSESTVRRRMLEEALRKSDRYSSVGDDELDAIVLEIQHCYPNAGCRIMMGHLRSRGIHIQRSRLADSLRRVNPEGVMMRRLSIQIARRRQYNVPAPNHLWHIDGNHKLIRWRVVVHGGIDGFSRLVVYLNASTNNKATTVFNGFLAAVSQYGVPSRVRSDKGGENVKVAHFMVQTMGQNRNSHITGRSVHNQRIERLWRDVYENVLDLFYTIFTELEIQGLLNPGEEIDLYALHRCFLLHIQQHLHAFAQAWNHHGLRTANNRSPLQLWLQHRREGHYFSQVNEDYGVDWTGPYNHRPSTEVTVPEIQLPHTLTEQELSALPNTNVPLSQSLQVYLETIHALKMMF, from the exons ATGGCATATTCTGGCGACATCCGCAGGGCTTTGTTGACATTAGCCGATCAAATGGAGGGAAACAATCTTTCGACAGACGCTATTTTGAGTCGTTTGGATGACATATTTGAAATGCTCAGCTTAATAgttgctgcagaagatgcagacATTGACGATTCAGTTTTTGCTAGTTTAAGAGCAATTGAGCACCGGGTTCACGTGGACCGCACCACGGAGGAGCTTTCTTTAAGCACCGGTCGTCCACGTCTTGAAGTTCCCGTGGAAACCCTCAGGAGTCTCGTTCTCTGTGGAATGACCACTAAAGCTATTGCTAGCATGTTAGCCGTGTCTGAAAGCACTGTTCGGAGGAGAATGCTTGAAGAAGCCTTAAG GAAATCTGACAGGTATTCATCAGTTGGTGATGATGAATTGGATGCCATAGTGTTGGAGATTCAGCATTGTTACCCCAATGCTGGCTGCAGGATAATGATGGGACATCTCCGATCCAGAGGCATACATATTCAAA GATCTCGACTGGCAGATTCACTCAGACGTGTCAATCCAGAGGGAGTCATGATGAGAAGACTGTCCATTCAGATTGCAAGGCGCCGTCAGTACAATGTGCCAGCACCAAATCACCTCTGGCATATAGATGGAAATCACAAGCTAATCCg ATGGAGAGTAGTCGTCCATGGTGGAATAGATGGTTTTTCAAGGTTGGTTGTCTACCTTAATGCTTCTACAAACAACAAAGCCACAACTGTTTTCAATGGGTTTTTGGCAGCAGTCAGCCAATATGGAGTACCATCACGAGTCAG GTCAGACAAAGGAGGTGAAAATGTGAAGGTAGCTCATTTCATGGTCCAGACAATGGGGCAGAACAGGAATTCTCATATTACTGGCAGAAGTGTGCACAATCAGCG AATTGAACGTCTTTGGAGGGATGTGTATGAAAATGTCCTGGACCTTTTCTACACAATCTTTACTGAGCTGGAGATTCAGGGACTGCTCAATCCTGGCGAAGAAATTGACCTTTATGCACTGCACAGATGCTTTCTTCTTCACATTCAACAGCATCTTCACGCATTTGCACAAGCTTGGAACCATCATGGACTGAGAACGGCAAACAACCGCTCACCCCTGCAACTCTGGCTACAGCATAGAAGAGAAGGGCATTACTTTTCACAG GTGAATGAGGACTATGGCGTGGACTGGACAGGACCATATAATCACCGTCCATCCACTGAGGTCACTGTTCCTGAGATCCAGCTTCCACATACATTGACTGAACAAGAACTTTCAGCATTGCCAAATACCAATGTTCCTCTATCTCAGTCTTTGCAAGTTTACTTGGAAACTATTCATGCACtcaaaatgatgttttaa
- the LOC110015875 gene encoding serine/threonine-protein kinase pim-2-like, translating into MFQLLGRILRKIFFLEAEPPTSPFSSDLEKDSVKSQDGAKVKQKGTKRRISEDSQESVTPAKKKRELEIPSQKDESARSKPVGSRKRKASDTEQLPTKRLKESTDEEEDPKLEFEAKYVELNPLGEGGCGSVFNGYRKSDKLVVAIKHIPNENIYCTHFDESGRELSVEVAVMLKLQSGTSNSAGSKAPITLLDWYVLPHELILVLERPMPAPDLQSYIERRGGSLKESEAKIILKQLVEAAIHLQDEKIFHRDIKLENILIEMCSGAPRVRIIDFGLSCFTQKNSNHNTFYGTDCHVPPEWLFWYQYSAGPTTVWQLGIVLFECLHNKRFNSSSFIKRKIKINNRLSKDCKDFLRQCFTRDPKERPSLEQIRLHPWLN; encoded by the coding sequence ATGTTTCAACTACTAGGAAGAATTCTaaggaaaatcttttttcttgagGCCGAGCCTCCAACTTCTCCCTTTTCCTCTGACTTGGAAAAGGACAGTGTGAAATCTCAAGATGGTGCCAAAGTCAAACAAAAAGGCACCAAAAGGAGAATCTCTGAGGACAGCCAAGAATCTGTAACACCAGCAAAGAAAAAACGGGAACTTGAGATTCCTTCTCAAAAAGATGAATCTGCACGCTCAAAACCTGTTGGTAGCAGAAAGAGAAAGGCATCTGATACGGAACAACTACCAACCAAAAGATTGAAAGAAAGcacagatgaagaagaagaccCAAAGCTTGAATTTGAGGCCAAATATGTGGAGCTGAATCCACTTGGTGAAGGTGGTTGTGGATCTGTGTTTAATGGCTATCGTAAATCAGACAAGTTAGTGGTGGCCATCAAGCACATCCCAAATGAGAATATTTACTGCACACATTTTGATGAAAGTGGACGAGAGTTATCTGTAGAAGTTGCTGTAATGTTAAAACTTCAGTCTGGAACATCAAATTCAGCCGGCAGCAAAGCACCTATCACCTTGCTAGACTGGTATGTGCTGCCACATGAACTGATTTTGGTGTTAGAGAGACCAATGCCAGCACCAGATCTTCAGTCCTACATTGAAAGGCGTGGAGGTTCATTAAAAGAAAGTGAAGCCAAGATTATCCTCAAACAACTGGTAGAGGCAGCCATTCACCTTCAGGATGAAAAGATTTTCCACAGAGACATCAAACTGGAAAATATCTTGATAGAGATGTGTTCAGGCGCCCCACGAGTTCGTATCATTGACTTTGGACTCAGCTGCTTCACacagaaaaattcaaatcaTAACACCTTCTATGGCACTGATTGTCACGTCCCTCCAGAATGGCTGTTTTGGTATCAATACAGCGCTGGCCCCACAACAGTGTGGCAGCTGGGAATTGTCCTCTTTGAATGCCTCCACAACAAGCGCTTCAATTCATCTAGCTTTATAAAAAGAAAgatcaaaatcaacaacagACTTTCTAAAGACTGCAAAGATTTTCTGAGGCAGTGCTTTACCAGAGACCCAAAGGAGCGTCCTAGTCTGGAACAGATTCGCCTTCACCCTTGGCTCAACTAA